A stretch of Burkholderia sp. HI2500 DNA encodes these proteins:
- a CDS encoding DUF1365 domain-containing protein: MNAPFASDGMAARLLVGTVMHVRLRPVRHAFAYPLFQVCCDVERLDEIDTGWFGIDRRAPLALASRDYGPRDGRALGPWMRDVLAHAGIPADGPIWLQTIPRVFGYAFNPVSFWYCYDRAGRLRALYADVRNTFGAHHGYLLSAVRHAPIDADTVLVCRKTFHVSPFCDIVGDYAFRVRQCGDHLSVAIDYRDDDGLLLRTAIGMRSAPLTAARAWRALARQPLNAVNVVMRIHWQALRLWLARVPFHGRTPPGRSAAAGSPLSRSPGASPRGRSAMSDHEARP, encoded by the coding sequence ATGAACGCGCCCTTTGCCAGCGACGGCATGGCCGCCCGGCTGCTCGTCGGCACCGTGATGCACGTACGGCTGCGGCCGGTGCGCCATGCGTTCGCGTACCCGCTATTCCAGGTCTGCTGCGACGTCGAGCGGCTGGACGAGATCGACACCGGCTGGTTCGGCATCGATCGCCGGGCCCCGCTCGCGCTCGCCTCCCGCGACTACGGCCCGCGCGACGGCCGCGCGCTCGGCCCGTGGATGCGCGATGTCCTCGCGCACGCCGGCATTCCCGCCGACGGCCCGATCTGGCTGCAGACGATCCCGCGCGTCTTCGGCTACGCATTCAATCCGGTGAGCTTCTGGTACTGCTACGACCGCGCGGGCCGGCTGCGTGCGCTGTACGCCGACGTGCGCAACACGTTCGGTGCGCACCACGGCTACCTGCTGAGTGCGGTGCGTCACGCGCCGATCGACGCCGACACCGTGCTGGTCTGCCGCAAGACGTTTCATGTCTCGCCGTTTTGCGACATCGTCGGCGATTACGCGTTTCGCGTGCGTCAGTGCGGCGACCATCTGAGCGTGGCGATCGACTATCGCGACGACGACGGTCTGCTGCTGCGCACGGCAATCGGCATGCGGTCCGCGCCGCTGACGGCGGCACGCGCATGGCGCGCGCTGGCCCGGCAGCCGCTGAACGCGGTCAACGTCGTCATGCGCATTCATTGGCAAGCGCTGCGGCTGTGGCTCGCGCGCGTGCCGTTCCACGGCAGGACGCCCCCCGGCCGTTCTGCCGCTGCCGGTTCGCCATTGTCCCGTTCGCCGGGCGCGTCGCCACGCGGCCGCTCGGCGATGTCCGATCACGAGGCTCGACCATGA
- a CDS encoding lipocalin family protein, protein MRAAIPCRVLRRVAATVVTALAIGAAGCSGSPPNPNPRAAVPLSTVPVDLPRYMGRWYVIANIPYFAERGFVGSRAEWRLRDDGRIDDAFVGRDGGFDQPEKHYRFVDAVKPGSGGGEWRVRLFWPVYVTQLTLYVDPDYRYTILGYPGKTLGWIFSRAPTMDEATYRSLLARLDAMGYDTSRFRRVPQTPDQLGKPGFASPGDRE, encoded by the coding sequence GTGAGGGCCGCGATCCCGTGCCGGGTTCTCCGCCGCGTCGCCGCCACGGTCGTGACGGCGCTCGCGATCGGGGCCGCCGGGTGCTCGGGCAGCCCGCCGAACCCGAATCCGCGCGCCGCCGTTCCGCTGTCGACCGTACCCGTCGACTTGCCGCGCTACATGGGCCGCTGGTACGTGATCGCGAACATCCCGTATTTCGCGGAACGCGGCTTCGTCGGCAGCCGCGCCGAGTGGCGCCTGCGCGACGACGGCCGGATCGACGACGCATTCGTCGGCCGCGACGGCGGCTTCGACCAGCCCGAGAAGCACTATCGGTTCGTCGACGCCGTCAAGCCCGGCAGCGGCGGTGGCGAATGGCGCGTGCGGCTGTTCTGGCCCGTGTATGTCACGCAACTGACGCTCTACGTCGACCCCGACTACCGGTACACGATCCTCGGCTACCCGGGCAAGACGCTCGGCTGGATCTTCTCGCGCGCGCCGACGATGGACGAGGCCACCTATCGCTCGCTGCTCGCCCGGCTCGATGCGATGGGTTACGACACATCGCGCTTCAGGCGGGTGCCGCAAACACCGGACCAGCTCGGCAAGCCGGGCTTCGCGTCGCCCGGCGATCGCGAATGA
- a CDS encoding NAD(P)/FAD-dependent oxidoreductase — MSRPGRRIAVVGAGIAGLASAYLLARRHRVTLFEAADYLGGHTHTVDVDLDGARHPVDTGFLVFNDRTYPNLVALFDELGVAAHSTDMSFSVSVDGGRLEWAGSNLNTVFAQRRNLFSPTFLGMLRDILRFNASAHDHLESASRQRLSVGELLTAGGYGASFQHHYLLPMAAAIWSSAANDILRFPAATFLRFCLNHALLQVNSRPTWRTVAGGARQYVERIAATLDDVRVNTPVRAIRRDDAGVTVATDSAGHERFDAVVLACHAPTSLRLLADASKAERDVLGAVRYQHNVAVLHTDTALLPRRRRVWSAWNYLGGRPRRKGGESPVCVSYLLNQLQPLPFRSPVVVTLNPVDEPAPGTQLGRYDYAHPLLDLAAVDAQHRLPMLQGRRNTWYAGAWTGYGFHEDGLKSALRVARSFGVAPAWARP; from the coding sequence ATGTCGCGGCCCGGCCGGCGGATCGCCGTCGTCGGCGCCGGCATCGCGGGCCTGGCCAGCGCGTACTTGCTGGCCCGCCGTCACCGCGTGACGCTGTTCGAGGCCGCCGACTATCTCGGCGGTCACACGCACACGGTCGACGTCGATCTCGACGGCGCACGCCACCCCGTCGATACGGGCTTCCTCGTGTTCAACGACCGGACCTATCCGAACCTGGTCGCGCTGTTCGACGAACTGGGCGTGGCCGCCCATTCGACCGACATGTCGTTTTCGGTTTCGGTCGACGGCGGCCGGCTCGAATGGGCCGGCAGCAACCTGAACACGGTGTTCGCGCAACGCCGCAACCTGTTCTCGCCGACCTTTCTCGGGATGTTGCGCGACATCCTGCGCTTCAACGCGTCCGCGCACGATCACCTCGAATCGGCGAGCCGGCAGCGTCTTTCGGTCGGGGAACTGCTCACGGCCGGCGGTTACGGCGCCTCGTTCCAGCATCACTACCTGCTGCCGATGGCGGCCGCGATCTGGTCGAGCGCGGCCAACGACATCCTGCGGTTTCCGGCGGCGACGTTCCTGCGCTTCTGCCTGAATCACGCGTTGTTGCAGGTCAACAGCCGGCCGACCTGGCGCACCGTCGCGGGCGGCGCGCGGCAGTACGTCGAGCGCATCGCCGCGACGCTCGACGACGTGCGCGTGAATACGCCGGTGCGCGCGATACGGCGCGACGACGCGGGCGTGACGGTGGCGACCGATTCAGCCGGTCACGAGCGTTTCGACGCGGTCGTGCTCGCGTGCCATGCGCCGACCAGCCTGCGGCTGCTCGCGGATGCGAGCAAGGCCGAGCGCGACGTGCTCGGCGCCGTGCGCTACCAGCACAACGTCGCGGTGCTTCATACCGATACGGCGTTGCTGCCGCGCCGGCGGCGCGTGTGGTCGGCGTGGAACTACCTGGGCGGTCGGCCGAGGCGCAAGGGCGGCGAATCGCCCGTGTGCGTGAGCTACCTGCTCAACCAGTTGCAGCCGCTGCCGTTCCGCTCGCCGGTCGTCGTCACGTTGAATCCGGTCGACGAGCCCGCGCCCGGCACCCAGCTCGGCCGCTACGATTACGCGCATCCGCTGCTCGATCTCGCGGCCGTGGATGCGCAGCATCGCCTGCCGATGCTGCAAGGGCGGCGCAATACGTGGTACGCGGGAGCGTGGACAGGCTATGGGTTCCATGAGGATGGACTGAAATCGGCGTTGCGCGTCGCCCGCAGCTTCGGCGTCGCGCCGGCCTGGGCTCGCCCATGA